The Triticum urartu cultivar G1812 chromosome 5, Tu2.1, whole genome shotgun sequence genome contains the following window.
GGTTCAACAGGAACTGCGGAGCTGTCAAACAAGGTATGTCGAGAAGAAGCCGACCAGATAAAGTTAACTCCTGTTCCAAAAATTTATAGGACAAGAAATCTTGCTAAGAAAACAAAAGTGACTGGTAAAAGGAATATGAACACCGATCAAGGTTCATCAGGAACTGTGGAGCTGTCAAACAAGGTATGTCGAGAAGAAGCCGACCAGATCCAAACAGTAGATATGAATGACTTAACAGAAGATAAGATTCCAAAAGGGAGAGGTGTCCTTGAGAAAGAGACCATCCGTTTGAATCAAGCACACAATGATGAGCTAGAAAAACTTATTGGGGAGGAAAAGGCTGAAGAGGATGAAAGCAACACCAAATCTGGAGAAGAGAGAGAAACTCGTAGGAGAGAAAATACATATGGGGAAAAGGAGAAGACTCCTGGGAACAACAGTAATAAATTTGGATTACCTGACGGGCGGTTAACCTCCGGATCTGATGGTGACCGAGAAGTTGATGGAAGCCATGCCTGCCAGCAGGAGCTGAAGAGCCCTCACTGCAATGATAATAACAAAGCAACAGAAATTGATACTTCAAGTGACAAGTCAGAAAAGAGACAGAGACAGGAGGAACAGGCAACTGATGGTAACATGTTGGACTTGGAAAGGAACAATAAGAAGTTTCACATGGAAACTGGAAGAGATGCTCATCAAAGTCCTCAGCATCTTCATAATCACAAAAAAACAGATGCTCGTCAAAGTTCTTGTTCCTCATCAAAAGATCATCCTCGGTGTAATGATGATCAGAGATCTTCAATGACTTCCGAATACAAATCCAGAGAGGGAAGAGGATCAAGTAGAGAAGAGTGGAGAAATAATATGAGGGAAAATTCTTATAGGGGTGGGTCACCCTCGGGGAGAAGAAATTCTCAAAATAGATCAAGCAGACATTCTCCGGAAGGGCGAAGGGCGGAGTATCGTAACAGTCATCATAGAAGCAACAACCAACACAGATATGAGCAACATCGACACGATGATTATTTCAAATGTCGTGATGATTATTCCAAACGCCGTGATGTTGATACTGGTGGAAGGAGGTCGAGTCGTCATGAGGATCATTCTAGAGATGGTGGTAGGAGGAGGTCGAGTCATCGTGAGGATCATTCCACTGATGGTGGTAGGAGGAGGTCGAGTCATCGTGAGGATTATTCCAGTGATGGTGATAGGAGGAGGTCGAGTCACCGTGAGGATCATTCCAGTGATGGTGGTAGGAGGAGGTCGAGTCATCGTGAGGATCATTCCAGTGATGGTGGTAGGAGGAGGTCGAGCCATCGTGAGGATCATTCCAGTGATGGTGGTAGGAGGAGGTCGAGTCATCGTGAGGATCATTCCAGTGATGGTGGTAGGAGGAGGTCGAGTCATCGTGAGGATCATTCCAGTGATGGTGATATTGGTGGAAGGAGGTTGAGTCCCCAGCAGTCAGCACTTCCTTCTGGTAATTTTGGTACTAGTCTCAGCCCCCCTTCACATCCGACCACTGAATATGGTGCTAGCAGAAGGCATGG
Protein-coding sequences here:
- the LOC125510957 gene encoding filaggrin-like isoform X1, translating into MDTVGTHCIDQIKSTPVRKIYRTRNLAKKKTKVTGGRKMNTDQGSTGTAELSNKVCREEADQIKLTPVPKIYRTRNLAKKTKVTGKRNMNTDQGSSGTVELSNKVCREEADQIQTVDMNDLTEDKIPKGRGVLEKETIRLNQAHNDELEKLIGEEKAEEDESNTKSGEERETRRRENTYGEKEKTPGNNSNKFGLPDGRLTSGSDGDREVDGSHACQQELKSPHCNDNNKATEIDTSSDKSEKRQRQEEQATDGNMLDLERNNKKFHMETGRDAHQSPQHLHNHKKTDARQSSCSSSKDHPRCNDDQRSSMTSEYKSREGRGSSREEWRNNMRENSYRGGSPSGRRNSQNRSSRHSPEGRRAEYRNSHHRSNNQHRYEQHRHDDYFKCRDDYSKRRDVDTGGRRSSRHEDHSRDGGRRRSSHREDHSTDGGRRRSSHREDYSSDGDRRRSSHREDHSSDGGRRRSSHREDHSSDGGRRRSSHREDHSSDGGRRRSSHREDHSSDGGRRRSSHREDHSSDGDIGGRRLSPQQSALPSGNFGTSLSPPSHPTTEYGASRRHGSPPYQRSEHAASGSRGPYMNPRGSGPADYEMEKRSVPLHHDAPNVEEYTGRPLNMVLPEGIAPVNTYSLRGESPGAYGPGTDAGMGEETTFRGGRFGDHGVRSDYPRSSSMNAEDRAFAAGSVTDRYVPRLDRTNHPIRVDGYLPDYPVW
- the LOC125510957 gene encoding filaggrin-like isoform X3; protein product: MDTVGTHCIDQIKSTPVRKIYRTRNLAKKKTKVTGGRKMNTDQGSTGTAELSNKVCREEADQIKLTPVPKIYRTRNLAKKTKVTGKRNMNTDQGSSGTVELSNKVCREEADQIQTVDMNDLTEDKIPKGRGVLEKETIRLNQAHNDELEKLIGEEKAEEDESNTKSGEERETRRRENTYGEKEKTPGNNSNKFGLPDGRLTSGSDGDREVDGSHACQQELKSPHCNDNNKATEIDTSSDKSEKRQRQEEQATDGNMLDLERNNKKFHMETGRDAHQSPQHLHNHKKTDARQSSCSSSKDHPRCNDDQRSSMTSEYKSREGRGSSREEWRNNMRENSYRGGSPSGRRNSQNRSSRHSPEGRRAEYRNSHHRSNNQHRYEQHRHDDYFKCRDDYSKRRDVDTGGRRSSRHEDHSRDGGRRRSSHREDHSTDGGRRRSSHREDYSSDGDRRRSSHREDHSSDGGRRRSSHREDHSSDGGRRRSSHREDHSSDGDIGGRRLSPQQSALPSGNFGTSLSPPSHPTTEYGASRRHGSPPYQRSEHAASGSRGPYMNPRGSGPADYEMEKRSVPLHHDAPNVEEYTGRPLNMVLPEGIAPVNTYSLRGESPGAYGPGTDAGMGEETTFRGGRFGDHGVRSDYPRSSSMNAEDRAFAAGSVTDRYVPRLDRTNHPIRVDGYLPDYPVW
- the LOC125510957 gene encoding filaggrin-like isoform X2, which produces MDTVGTHCIDQIKSTPVRKIYRTRNLAKKKTKVTGGRKMNTDQGSTGTAELSNKVCREEADQIKLTPVPKIYRTRNLAKKTKVTGKRNMNTDQGSSGTVELSNKVCREEADQIQTVDMNDLTEDKIPKGRGVLEKETIRLNQAHNDELEKLIGEEKAEEDESNTKSGEERETRRRENTYGEKEKTPGNNSNKFGLPDGRLTSGSDGDREVDGSHACQQELKSPHCNDNNKATEIDTSSDKSEKRQRQEEQATDGNMLDLERNNKKFHMETGRDAHQSPQHLHNHKKTDARQSSCSSSKDHPRCNDDQRSSMTSEYKSREGRGSSREEWRNNMRENSYRGGSPSGRRNSQNRSSRHSPEGRRAEYRNSHHRSNNQHRYEQHRHDDYFKCRDDYSKRRDVDTGGRRSSRHEDHSRDGGRRRSSHREDHSTDGGRRRSSHREDYSSDGDRRRSSHREDHSSDGGRRRSSHREDHSSDGGRRRSSHREDHSSDGGRRRSSHREDHSSDGDIGGRRLSPQQSALPSGNFGTSLSPPSHPTTEYGASRRHGSPPYQRSEHAASGSRGPYMNPRGSGPADYEMEKRSVPLHHDAPNVEEYTGRPLNMVLPEGIAPVNTYSLRGESPGAYGPGTDAGMGEETTFRGGRFGDHGVRSDYPRSSSMNAEDRAFAAGSVTDRYVPRLDRTNHPIRVDGYLPDYPVW